One window of the Chryseotalea sp. WA131a genome contains the following:
- a CDS encoding O-antigen ligase family protein: protein MRNRFYKYPFYTFCFTIPLSQLVSSRLLLVMALLSIFLSIKNFPFSSFLYQSWDLLLFFLILAGGLIYSSDIDLGVRQLETNLSLIGLPIAITCLPNFSKQRLDQVFYFFAVGLLAASFICLASAVVSYTHTGDLQAFFYGALTRSIDLDPTYFAYYLIFAITYGLYLLYYELPKRYTIWMIGLVIFFFLILMLTGGQTVFISMLLIFSFFISKYTLEKKSKRESVSVSLVTILLVCMVGLTIVFQGGDQFRSISNQNDYWERMSLWESAILANSNPLLGVGTGDYSLVLNDYYRTHNLTNFAMANFNSHNQFIQSYLSNGIIGLIGLLIILLRPIYLSVKNQNMLGILLLFPFIVYGVTEVFLSRYQGVIFFALVHQLIVSNALSTKSIFSLGIQKF, encoded by the coding sequence ATGAGAAACCGATTTTATAAATATCCATTTTATACCTTTTGTTTTACAATCCCTCTTTCCCAATTGGTCAGTTCGCGGTTATTGTTAGTTATGGCATTATTGAGCATCTTTTTGAGCATCAAGAATTTTCCCTTTTCAAGTTTTTTGTATCAATCATGGGATCTGCTGCTGTTCTTTTTGATTCTTGCAGGTGGCCTAATCTACTCGTCTGATATTGATCTAGGTGTAAGGCAACTAGAAACCAACTTAAGTTTAATTGGCCTACCCATTGCCATCACCTGCCTGCCTAATTTTTCAAAGCAGAGGCTCGATCAAGTTTTTTACTTTTTTGCAGTAGGGTTGTTGGCGGCCAGCTTTATATGTCTGGCAAGTGCCGTGGTTTCTTATACTCATACAGGTGACCTTCAAGCGTTTTTCTATGGTGCACTTACGCGGTCAATTGATCTCGATCCCACTTATTTCGCCTATTACCTAATCTTTGCTATCACCTACGGGCTTTATCTTTTGTATTATGAATTGCCTAAACGCTATACGATTTGGATGATCGGATTGGTGATTTTCTTTTTTTTAATTTTGATGCTCACAGGAGGGCAAACAGTTTTCATTAGCATGTTACTTATATTCTCATTTTTTATTTCCAAATACACTTTGGAGAAAAAATCAAAGAGAGAATCTGTTTCAGTTTCTCTAGTAACGATATTGTTGGTTTGCATGGTAGGGCTAACGATTGTATTCCAAGGTGGCGATCAGTTCCGCTCAATCAGCAACCAAAATGACTACTGGGAAAGAATGAGCCTTTGGGAATCCGCAATTCTTGCCAATTCAAATCCTTTGTTGGGTGTGGGCACTGGTGACTATAGCCTAGTCCTTAACGACTACTACCGAACTCACAATTTGACTAATTTTGCAATGGCAAATTTTAATTCCCATAATCAGTTTATTCAATCATACCTTTCAAATGGAATTATAGGACTGATAGGGCTTCTTATTATTTTGCTCCGACCTATTTATTTATCAGTAAAGAATCAAAACATGCTAGGCATTCTCTTGCTTTTCCCATTCATCGTGTATGGAGTAACAGAAGTTTTTTTGAGCCGTTATCAGGGGGTTATTTTTTTTGCTTTGGTACATCAGTTAATTGTATCCAATGCCTTGTCAACGAAAAGTATTTTTTCATTGGGAATTCAAAAATTCTAA
- a CDS encoding transposase, whose translation MDKHILDILTDYQISSFGKVTHTELSRALKDSISHDKFTRFLSGEDFTGKQLWEYVKRTVREVEQGDAIIAMDDSVAEKEYSDENELVTWHYDHSKGRSVKGMNILSALYYSKGVSLPIGMDLVRKTAWAKDEKTGREKRVSERTKNEMYRDILRHVADNQVKFKWVVNDVWYASAENMVFVKGGLDKDFVMPVKNNRKVALTLPDKNRGCYVGVESLSLGPGMRQQVYLEGVTFPVHLIKEVYVNEDNSTASLYLVCSDLTQTFQQIITIYEKRWKEEEYHKSLKSNVALCGSPAHTVRTQANHVFTCLIAFIKLEKMKVNKKLNHFAMKAILYTKAMEKALTELKKLKAGTQLKLNFA comes from the coding sequence ATGGACAAACACATCTTGGATATTCTGACCGATTACCAGATCAGTTCGTTTGGGAAGGTCACACACACCGAATTATCGCGAGCGCTGAAAGATAGCATCAGCCACGACAAGTTCACACGTTTTCTTTCTGGGGAGGATTTCACGGGCAAGCAACTCTGGGAATATGTGAAGCGCACCGTGCGGGAAGTTGAACAAGGGGATGCGATCATTGCCATGGATGATTCGGTGGCAGAGAAAGAATATAGCGATGAGAACGAGCTGGTCACCTGGCATTACGACCACAGCAAGGGGCGCAGCGTAAAGGGGATGAATATCCTGAGTGCCCTGTACTACAGCAAAGGGGTGAGCCTGCCCATCGGGATGGACCTGGTGCGCAAAACGGCCTGGGCCAAAGATGAAAAGACCGGGAGGGAGAAAAGGGTGAGCGAACGGACCAAGAACGAAATGTACCGGGATATCTTACGGCATGTGGCCGACAACCAAGTGAAATTCAAATGGGTGGTCAACGATGTGTGGTACGCCTCGGCAGAGAACATGGTGTTTGTCAAAGGAGGGCTGGACAAGGATTTTGTCATGCCCGTCAAGAACAACCGCAAGGTTGCCCTGACCTTGCCCGATAAAAACAGGGGCTGTTATGTAGGAGTCGAATCACTCAGCTTGGGACCGGGCATGCGCCAACAAGTCTACCTGGAGGGGGTTACCTTCCCCGTGCATTTGATCAAGGAGGTCTACGTAAACGAAGACAACAGCACGGCATCCCTGTATCTGGTCTGCAGCGATTTGACACAAACCTTTCAGCAGATAATCACGATCTATGAAAAACGATGGAAAGAGGAAGAGTATCACAAAAGTTTAAAATCAAATGTGGCATTGTGCGGTTCTCCAGCACACACAGTGCGCACACAGGCAAACCATGTCTTCACCTGCCTGATCGCTTTTATCAAACTGGAGAAAATGAAGGTCAACAAAAAACTTAACCATTTTGCCATGAAAGCAATCCTGTACACAAAGGCTATGGAAAAAGCCCTAACTGAACTCAAAAAACTAAAAGCTGGAACTCAACTCAAACTCAATTTTGCGTAA